AATAGAGTATTTAGTAAAGAAGAAATTTTTGAAAGAGTGTGGGGGATTGATTCTTTAGGAGATATATCAACAGTAACGGTTCATATAAGAAGAATACGTGAAAAGATAGAAAAAGATACTTCGAATTTACAGTACATAGAGACTATTTGGGGTATAGGTTATAGATTTAAAGCTCAATAAAGAGGAGGAAACTGCATGAAAAAAATAGTTATTGGTATATTATTAGTAGTGGTTACGCTTATAGGTTCCATAAATGCATATGCAGATGAAAAGGTTGTTGAAGATAAAATAAATATTTCTATTGATCAAGCTATAGAAGAGGCAATAAAAAGTTCAACTGATCTTAAAACTAGTGATTTGGATATTGAAATAAAAGAAATAGAACTTGATGAAGCAAAACATACAGAAAAAAAATATGATAATAGTGATGTTTCACTTGGAACAGTAGAAGGATTTCAATTAGATGCTAATATGATATCCAGAAAAGCTGAATATGCTCTTGAAGAGGAAAAAATAAAAAAGAATTATAAAATAGAGGGTATAAAATATAATGCAACTCAAGCTTACTATGGCGCTCTTAAGGCTAGAGAATATATGAATGTTGCAAAAGACAATTTGGAAAATGTTCAAAGAAATAGAGATATTGTAAATAAAAAATATGAACTTGGAGTTGCTTCAAAATCAGATTTAATAATGGCAGATATATCTTTAAATGAGGCAAAAGCAAGTTTTGAAAAATCTAAAACTGATTTAGAAAAAGCATATAGATCATTGAATATTGTTTTGAATTATCCACTTGATACGAAAATTGAACTTACATCAAGCTTTAACGAAGAAGTATTTGATGAAGACTTAAATAAAGATTTAGAAAAAGCTTATGAAAGCAGATTTGATATAATTCAAATGAATCATAATTATGAACTTGTTAAACTTGATTTTGAGACAAATTCAATAATGTATCCTTCTAATACTTATAAATACAAAACCAAAGAAAGAAATTTAGCAAAAATCGAAAGTAGTTTAGCAGATGCTAAAAAGATGGTTGAATTTGATATTAGAGGAAAATATGATGATATAGTAAATGCCAAAAATCAGATAGAGCTTGCTAAAGCAAAAGTACAAAAAGCAGAAGAAGTATTAAAACTTAAGGAATATTCATATAATGCAAAACTTGGAACACTTCTTGAAGTTGATAATGCTCTAAATCAATTATATAATGCACAAATATCTCTTTCAAATGCAATATCAAGCTATAACTTAGCGGTAATTGAGTATAATAAAGCTGTTAATATAGGAAATATAAAATAATAAAAATTATAATATGTTGACACAAAAGTGCATTCGTAATGCTAAGTATGAGTGCACTTCTTTATAAAATAGTCAGTGTGTAGCAGCTAGACGAATTTTTTATTTGACATACAAACAATATATGTGTTATTATTGTTAAAACAAAATAATACAAAAAATCGACATACGCATGTCGACCTTTAAGTTGGTACGAGAGACCAGGAAGGGAGGAATCATGATGGGAGCCATCAGTGCGTGTTTTTATTATGCAAAAAAACATGAGAATAAGAATGATTATGCAAATTTCAAAGAATTATTGAATGTATTATTCTCAATAATAGTTTTTGAATTCCCTAAAATATGTAAGCAACAAACGGTTGTACCAAAGGTTGAGTTTTGATTTTGGTACGCTTGTTTGTTGCTTTTTTTAATATCTAAAAAAGGGAGTGAATTAAATGAAATTATTGATTAAAAATGCAAGAGTTATAAATCCTAAAACAAGCTTTGATAAAGTTACAGATGTTCTTATTGAAGATAGTATAGTAAAAAAAGTACACGAAAATATAGAAGAACAAGTTGATAGAGAAATAGATGCAAATGGATATATATTAGCTCCAGGGTTTGTGGACGTACATGTTCATCTTAGAGAACCTGGATTTGAATACAAGGAAGATATAAAAACGGGAAGTTTAAGTGCTGCAAGAGGTGGATTCACTACTATATGTGCTATGCCAAATACTAATCCTGTTATAGATAATGAAGAAGTAGTTAGGTATATAAAAGATAAGGCAAAAGAAGCAGTAGTAAATGTTGAAGTCATAGGAAGCATAACTAAGGGACAAAATGGAAAAGAGTTAAGCGATATAGAGAGTATGAAAAAATCAGGAATAATAGCTATAAGTGAAGATGGAAAGACAGTTAAAGATCCAGTGGTTTTAGCTGAAGCTATGAAGCTGTCTAAAAAATACGACCTACCTGTTTTATCACACTGTGAAGATGAAGAGTTAGCTAATGGTGGGGTTATGAACGAAGGTGAAAGATCTAAAAGTTTAAATCTTAAAGGAATATCTAGTGAGTCTGAAGAGGCTATAGTTAAAAGAGATATAGAGATTGCAAAAGAAGCTGGATCTAGAATTCATATATGCCATATAAGTACTAAGGGAAGTGTTGAACTAGTAAGAAAAGCTAAGAATGATAACATAGATGTAACTTGTGAGGTTTGTCCTCATCACTTCTCTATTACAGATGAGAGTGTAGAAATAGATAATGCTAATATGAAAATGAGTCCACCGTTAAGATCTAAAGATGATGTTAAAGAGATAAAAAGAGGATTAAAGGATGGAACTATAGATATTATAGCAACAGATCATGCACCTCATCATGAAAAAGAAAAAAACTGTGGATTTGAAAAAGCAGCAAATGGAATAGTAGGACTTGAAACTGCACTATCTCTTGGAATAACTAATTTGGTAAAAGAAGATGTAATAAACATAAATGAGCTTATAGAGAAGATGAGCTTAAATCCTGCAAAGCTTATAAACATAGATAAAGGAAGTATAGAAGAGGGAAAAGTTGCTGATATAACTATCTTTGATGAAAATGAGATTTACAAAATAGATTCAAGTAAATTCAAATCAAAGTCAAAAAATACTCCATTTGACAAAATGAAGGTATACGGAAAAGTAAAGTATACGATAGTAAATGGAAATGTTGTATATGAGGGGGATGAAGATTAGATGATAGATAAGCTGATAGAGAGAATAAAAGAGCTGAATAATCCTACTGTTGTAGGACTTGATCCTAGAGAAGAAATTATACCAGAATTTATAAAAAAAGAGTCTTATAGAAAATATGGATGGACATTAAAGGGACTTGCAAATGCTTATTTTAAATTTAACTGTATGATAATAGATGAAATATATGATTTAGTTCCAGCTGTAAAACCTCAAATATCTATGTATGAGGAATTAGGACCTGATGGAATAGATTGTTTTATAAAGACTATAAAATACGCAAAAGAAAAAAAACTTATAGTAATAAGTGATATAAAAAGAGGCGATATAGCATCAACTGCAAAGAGCTATTCAAGAGGACATATAGGAAGAGTAAGTGTTGGTAAAAGTGAGCATAAGGTATTTGATGCTGATTTTGTAACTATAAATGGATATATGGGGTATGATGCGATAAGTCCTTATATTGAAAACTGTAAAGAACTTGATAAAGGAATGTTTGTACTAGTAAAAACATCAAATCCAAACAGTGGAGATATACAAGACTTAAAAACTGAAGATGGAAGATATGTATACGAGCATATGGGAGAGCTTGTATCAAAGTGGGGAGAAGATTTAATAGGTAAATATGGATTTAGCAAAATAGGAGCAGTAGTGGGTGCAACTTATAAAGAGCAGGGAAAAATACTTAGAGAGCAAAATCCTAATACCTTCTTTTTAGTGCCAGGGTATGGAGCACAAGGTGCAACGGCTGAGGATTTAAGAGGATGCTTTAATAAAGATGGGTTAGGAGCTTTGATAAATTCATCAAGAGGTATAATAGCAGCTTATAAAAAAGATGAGTATAAAGATAGATATAGTGAAGCAGAGTTTCACAAGGCTGCAAGAGAAGCAGTAATTAGAATGAGACAAGACTTATTGAGAGTACTTTAATTGGGAGGGGAAGAATATGAAAGGTTATTTAATATTAGAAAATAATGTTGTTCTTGAAGGAAAGTTATTTGGATATACAGAAGAAACGGTAGGAGAAGTAGTATTTAATACTGGAATGACTGGATACCAAGAGGTTCTAACTGATCCATCTTATTACGGACAGATAGTTACAATGACATATCCACTGATTGGAAATTATGGAATTAATATAGATGATATGGAATCAAAATCTCCAAAGGTTAGAGGGTTTATAGTAAGGGAAAAATGTGAGATGCCATCAAACTTTAGATGTGAATTCAATCTTGATGATTATCTTAAACAAAACAAGATTGTTGCAATAGAAGGAATAGATACAAGATATCTTACTAAGATGATTAGAAATCAAGGAACTTTAAGAGGAATTATAACTAGTAGAAAATTATCTGATGAACAAATACAAAATACTATAAATTCATTTTCAAATGTTGATGCAGTTGAGAAAGTAACTACTAAAGAAGTAGTCGATCATTGTGATAAAAAAGGTCTTAATATAGCGGCTATAGACTTTGGAATAAAGTCTAATATAATAAGATCTTTCAAAAAAAGAGATTGTAATATAACTGTATATCCAGCATTTGTAGCAGCTGAAGAGATACTTGAAAAAAATTATGATGGAGTATTTTTATCTAATGGACCTGGAGATCCAAAGGATTTAGTGAGTGTTATTGAAGAAATAAAGAAGATGATGGGAAAAATTCCAATAACGGGAATATGTCTTGGACATCAACTTCTAGCATTAGCACTTGGAGGAGATACTCAAAAGCTTAAGTTTGGGCACAGAGGATGTAATCATCCTGTAAAAGACTTGCAAACAGGAAATGTAATTATAACATCGCAAAATCACGGATATGTTGTTACGGAAGAGACTTTACCTGAGAATGTGAAAGTAACTCATATAAATATGAATGACAACACGATTGAGGGAATGAGAATTGATGATATGGACATATACAGCATACAGTTTCACCCTGAAGCTTGCCCAGGACCATATGATGCAGCACCTATATTTGATGAATTTATAGATGTTTATATGAAAGCTAAAACTGCATCAGTTTAATATCAAGTTTAGATTTACAAAGACATTTTAATCTTAAGTAGTTATTATGGGGAGGTAAAATTATGCCAAGAAGAGATGATATAAAGAAAGTATTAGTTATAGGATCGGGACCAATAGTAATAGGGCAAGCAGCTGAGTTTGATTATTCTGGAACACAGGCTTGTCAAACTTTAAGAGAAGAGGGAATAGAAACAGTACTTATAAATTCTAACCCTGCAACTATAATGACTGATAAAGAAATTGCTGATAAGGTTTATATAGAGCCACTAACTTTAGAATTTGTAGAAAAAGTAATAATTGAGGAAAAACCAGACAGTTTAATAGCAGGTATGGGAGGTCAAACAGGACTTAACTTAGCGGTTGAACTTAATGATAAAGGGATTTTGAAAAAGCACAACGTAAAGGTCATCGGAACGTCTATAAAATCTATCAAGGACGGGGAAGATAGAGATTCTTTCAAAAGAATAATGGAAGAGACAAACCAACCTTTAGTTGAAAGTGAAATAGTAACTACTATGGAGGATGGAGTCAAATTTGCATCTCAAATAGGGTATCCAGTAGTTGTAAGACCTGCATATACATTAGGTGGTGCAGGTGGTGGAATAGCAGAAGATAAGGACGAGTTAGAAGAAATTCTTGCAAGTGGACTTCAGCTAAGCCGTGTAGGTCAGGTACTTTTAGAGAAAAGTATAAAAGGTTGGAAAGAGATAGAGTATGAGGTAATGAGAGATAGCAAGGGCAACTGCATTACAGTATGTAATATGGAAAATATAGACCCTGTTGGAGTACATACTGGGGACTCAATAGTTGTAGCACCATCTCAAACTCTTACAGATGTAGAGTATCAGATGCTTAGAAAGGCTTCAATAGATATTATAAATAGTATAGGAATAGAAGGTGGATGCAACGTTCAGTTAGCCCTTAATCCTGAGAGTTTTGAATATGTAGTAATAGAGATAAATCCAAGAGTTAGCCGTTCGTCTGCTCTAGCATCAAAAGCTACTGGATATCCAATAGCAAAGGTTGCAACTAAAATAGCAGTAGGATATACACTTGATGAAATAGAAAATGCTGTAACTAAAAAAACTAAGGCATGCTTTGAGCCAACGCTTGATTATTGTGTAGTAAAAATACCTAAATGGCCTTTTGATAAATTTAGAAGAGCCAAGAAAACTCTTGGAACAAAGATGATGGCAACTGGAGAAGTAATGGCCATTGGAAATAACTTTGAGTCAGCTTTTTTAAAGGCTATAAGATCTCTTGAGATAGGTCAATATAGCTTAGAACATAAGGCATCTTCTCAAAGAAGTATTGAAGAATTAAAAAGAAGAGTTCAAATACCTGATGATGAGAGAATATTTGACTTAGCTGAGCTTTTAAGAAGAAATTACAAAATAGATATGGTTTGCAAGATAACTGGAATGGATAGATTCTTTGTTAATAAGATAAAGAATATTGTCAGTGAAGAGGAAGAATTAAAGAGTGTTGATCTTTCAGATATAACTAAAGAGTGGATGAGAAAGCTTAAAATAAAAGGATTCTCTGATAAGGCTATAGCAGATTTTACAAAATCATCTCCTAAGGATGTATATAATCTTAGAAAATTATACAAAATAGAAGCTGTTTACAAAATGGTAGATACTTGTGCTGGTGAGTTTGATGCTGTATCTCCATATTACTACTCGACTTATGATGAGCATGATGAAGTGTATGTATCTGATAAGAAAAAAGTAATAGTTATAGGATCAGGACCTATAAGAATAGGTCAGGGTATAGAGTTTGACTATTGCTCAGTTCATTCAATACTTGCTCTTAAAAAGCAGAATATAGAGACTATAATAGTAAATAATAATCCAGAGACTGTTAGTACAGACTTTGATACAGCAGACAAATTATATTTTGAACCTCTTACAGAAGAAGATGTACTTAATATAATACAAAAAGAAAAACCATACGGAGTTATACTTCAATTCGGAGGTCAAACTGCTATAAAGCTTGCCAAGTTCTTAGATGAGATGGATGTAAATGTACTTGGAACTAAGCCAGAGCAGATAGATGAGGCAGAGGATAGAGAAAAATTTGATGAAATAATGGAAAAACTTCAAATAAATAGACCTAAGGGTAAGGCTGTATGGTCTGTAGATGAAGGTATAAAAGAAGCTTTAAATCTAGGGTACCCGCTACTAGTTAGACCATCTTATGTACTAGGCGGACAAGGTATGGAGATAACTCACAATGAGAAAGAACTTAAAAGATATCTTGAAAATTCATTTGAGAGAGACTCTAAAAACCCAGTATTAATAGATATGTACTTAACTGGAAGAGAAATAGAAGTAGATGCAATATGTGATGGTGAAAATATATTAATACCTGGAATAATGGAACATCTTGAAAGAGCTGGAGTTCACTCAGGTGATTCAATATCTATATATCCAAGTCAGAATATAAGTGATGATATAAAGCAGAAAATAGCTTTAAAGACAAGAGAAATAGCGAAAGAGCTTAAGATAATTGGAATGATAAACATACAGTATATAGAGTTCAAAGGAGAGCTATATATAATAGAAGTAAACCCAAGATCGTCAAGAACGGTACCGTATATAAGTAAGGTAGCTGAAGTTCCTATGATAGAGCTTGCAACTAGAGCTATGCTTGGAGAAAAAATTAAAGATATGGGATTTGGAACAGGAATTTATAAGGAATCTAAGAAAATATCTGTAAAGGTTCCAGTATTCTCAACTCAAAAACTTCCAGATGTTGAGGTGAGTCTTGGACCTGAGATGAGATCAACTGGAGAGGTATTAGGAATAGGTGAAACTTTTGTAGAAGCTCTATATAAGGGACTTATAGCTGCAGGAGTTAATATAGCAAATGAAAATTCAACAATACTTGCTACTGTAAAACCTAGCGATAAAGCTGAATTTGTAGAGATAGCAAAATCTTTTGACAAAAAAGGATGTAAATTTATAGCTACAAGCAAAACAGCAGATGAATTAGAGAAAAACTCAATCAAAGTTCAAAGAGCAAAGAAAATAAGTGAAGGTGTTCCTAATATATTAGATGTTATAAGAAGTGGAATGGTAGATATGCTTATAAATACTCCGACCAAGGCAAATGATTCAACTAGAGATGGATTCAGAATGAGAAGAGCTGCTATAGAGGCATCTGTACCAGTATTTACATCGCTTGATACGGTAAGAGGAATACTAGATATAATGAATTCTAATATAAAGATAGAGGATATGAGTGTATATAATATGGGCATAAAATAGGGGGGATATTATGTGCGTGACTAAGAAAAAGGTAATAGCTAAGATAGTTAAAAATGAAATGCTAGTAGAGAATGTTTATAAAATGGTAGTTAAATCAGAAGACTTAGTATTTAACTTTAAGCCAGGTCAGTTTGTAAATTTATACAGTAAGGATAAATCAATGTTACTTCCAAGACCTATAAGTGTATGTGAGGTAGATGAAGAAAATAAAGAGATAACACTAGTATTTATGGTGGTAGGAAAAGGCACTGAAGAGTTCTCAAAACTTACAGAAAATGATGATGTCTACTTGATGGCATTTCTAGGAAATGGATTTGACTTAGATTGTGAAGGGGAAAATATAATAGTTGGAGGGGGAGTAGGAACTCCTCCTCTCCTAGAACTTGTTAAGAGATTAAAGGGAAACAATAAGATATTTTTAGGATTTAGAAAAGATATTTATTTAATAGAGGAATTTAAAAAGTACGGAGAAGTTTATATAGCAACTGAAGATGGAGAATATGGAGAAAAGGGAAATGTTATAGATTTAATGAACAAGTATGTAAAAAAAGCAGATAGAATATATTCTTGTGGACCTAAAGGTATGTTAAAGGCTGTAAAAGAGTATGCAGCTAATAATAATGTAGATGCATATTTGTCTCTTGAGGAGAGAATGGGATGTGGATTTGGAGCATGTGTAGGATGTGCTGTTAAGATAAAGGAAGATACTAATAAGGGATATAAGAATAAAAAAGTTTGTGTAGATGGACCTGTATTTAAAGCTTGTGAGGTGATGTTTGATGAGTAATCTAGGATTTAATATAGCTGGTGTAGAATTTAAAAATCCAGTTATGACTGCATCAGGAACATTTGGTTCTGTTGGAAAAGAATTTGAGCAGTTCATAGATTTAAGTTCACTTGGAGCAATTGTTGTAAAGGGAATTAGTTTAGATCCTTGGGATGGGAACAACTCACCTCGTATAGCTGAGACTTATGGGGGTATGATAAACAGTGTAGGACTTCAAAATGATGGAATAGATAATTTTATAAAAAATGATATGAAATTTCTTCAAAAATACGACACTAATATTATAGTAAATATTGCAGGTAAGACTGTTGATGAATACAAGGAAGTAGCTAGAAGATTAGATGGTACAGATATTGATATGATAGAGCTTAATATAAGTTGCCCTAACGTTAAAGAGGGTGGAGTAGCTTTTGGAACAAACGCTTTAATGGCTGAGAGTATAACTAAAGAAGTAAAAAAAGTTACTAATAAGCCTTTAATAGTAAAACTATCTCCTAATGTAACTGATATAACTGAGATTGCAAGAGCAGTTGAGGGGGAGGAGCTGATTGTATATCTATGATAAATACATTAATAGGTATGAAGATAGATATACACAGAAGAAAGCCAGTTCTTTTTAATAAAATAGGAGGACTATCAGGTCCTGCTATAAAACCTGTTGCAATTAGAATGGTTGATCAAGTGTCTAAAACTGTTAAAATTCCTATAATAGGAATGGGTGGAATAATGAACGGTGAGGATGCTATAGAGTTCATAATGGCAGGAGCTACAGGTGTTGCAGTAGGAACTGCAAACCTTATAAATCCAACAGCAACAATGGATGTATTAGATGGAATTAAAAAGTATATGAGTGATTACAATATAAGTGATTTATCAAGTATAAGAGGAATAATAGATTAAAAAGGTGGGGATAATATGAAAAAGTATAAACAAGAATTCATAGAGTTTATGGTTGAGTGTAATGTTTTAACGTTTGGAGATTTTGTAACTAAAAGTGGAAGAAAGACACCTTTTTTCGTGAATACTGGAAATTATCAAACTGGAGAACAGCTTAGTAAATTAGGAGATTTTTATGCAACAGCTATAAAAGAAAATTTTGATGAAGATATAGATGTATTGTTTGGACCAGCTTATAAAGGTATACCCCTTTGTGTTACAACTTCTATATCTTTAAATTCAAAATACGATATGAATGTTAGATACTGCTCAAATAGAAAAGAAATAAAAGATCATGGAGATAAGGGAATTCTTCTTGGAACAAAATTAAATGATAAAGATAAAATTCTTATAATAGAAGACGTTACAACAGCTGGAACAAGCATAAGAGAGACTATGCCAATACTTAAAAATGACAAGGACGTAGATGTTGTAGGACTTATTATATCTGT
The window above is part of the Tepidibacter aestuarii genome. Proteins encoded here:
- a CDS encoding TolC family protein: MKKIVIGILLVVVTLIGSINAYADEKVVEDKINISIDQAIEEAIKSSTDLKTSDLDIEIKEIELDEAKHTEKKYDNSDVSLGTVEGFQLDANMISRKAEYALEEEKIKKNYKIEGIKYNATQAYYGALKAREYMNVAKDNLENVQRNRDIVNKKYELGVASKSDLIMADISLNEAKASFEKSKTDLEKAYRSLNIVLNYPLDTKIELTSSFNEEVFDEDLNKDLEKAYESRFDIIQMNHNYELVKLDFETNSIMYPSNTYKYKTKERNLAKIESSLADAKKMVEFDIRGKYDDIVNAKNQIELAKAKVQKAEEVLKLKEYSYNAKLGTLLEVDNALNQLYNAQISLSNAISSYNLAVIEYNKAVNIGNIK
- a CDS encoding dihydroorotase, which translates into the protein MKLLIKNARVINPKTSFDKVTDVLIEDSIVKKVHENIEEQVDREIDANGYILAPGFVDVHVHLREPGFEYKEDIKTGSLSAARGGFTTICAMPNTNPVIDNEEVVRYIKDKAKEAVVNVEVIGSITKGQNGKELSDIESMKKSGIIAISEDGKTVKDPVVLAEAMKLSKKYDLPVLSHCEDEELANGGVMNEGERSKSLNLKGISSESEEAIVKRDIEIAKEAGSRIHICHISTKGSVELVRKAKNDNIDVTCEVCPHHFSITDESVEIDNANMKMSPPLRSKDDVKEIKRGLKDGTIDIIATDHAPHHEKEKNCGFEKAANGIVGLETALSLGITNLVKEDVININELIEKMSLNPAKLINIDKGSIEEGKVADITIFDENEIYKIDSSKFKSKSKNTPFDKMKVYGKVKYTIVNGNVVYEGDED
- the pyrF gene encoding orotidine-5'-phosphate decarboxylase: MIDKLIERIKELNNPTVVGLDPREEIIPEFIKKESYRKYGWTLKGLANAYFKFNCMIIDEIYDLVPAVKPQISMYEELGPDGIDCFIKTIKYAKEKKLIVISDIKRGDIASTAKSYSRGHIGRVSVGKSEHKVFDADFVTINGYMGYDAISPYIENCKELDKGMFVLVKTSNPNSGDIQDLKTEDGRYVYEHMGELVSKWGEDLIGKYGFSKIGAVVGATYKEQGKILREQNPNTFFLVPGYGAQGATAEDLRGCFNKDGLGALINSSRGIIAAYKKDEYKDRYSEAEFHKAAREAVIRMRQDLLRVL
- a CDS encoding carbamoyl phosphate synthase small subunit; this translates as MKGYLILENNVVLEGKLFGYTEETVGEVVFNTGMTGYQEVLTDPSYYGQIVTMTYPLIGNYGINIDDMESKSPKVRGFIVREKCEMPSNFRCEFNLDDYLKQNKIVAIEGIDTRYLTKMIRNQGTLRGIITSRKLSDEQIQNTINSFSNVDAVEKVTTKEVVDHCDKKGLNIAAIDFGIKSNIIRSFKKRDCNITVYPAFVAAEEILEKNYDGVFLSNGPGDPKDLVSVIEEIKKMMGKIPITGICLGHQLLALALGGDTQKLKFGHRGCNHPVKDLQTGNVIITSQNHGYVVTEETLPENVKVTHINMNDNTIEGMRIDDMDIYSIQFHPEACPGPYDAAPIFDEFIDVYMKAKTASV
- the carB gene encoding carbamoyl-phosphate synthase large subunit — its product is MPRRDDIKKVLVIGSGPIVIGQAAEFDYSGTQACQTLREEGIETVLINSNPATIMTDKEIADKVYIEPLTLEFVEKVIIEEKPDSLIAGMGGQTGLNLAVELNDKGILKKHNVKVIGTSIKSIKDGEDRDSFKRIMEETNQPLVESEIVTTMEDGVKFASQIGYPVVVRPAYTLGGAGGGIAEDKDELEEILASGLQLSRVGQVLLEKSIKGWKEIEYEVMRDSKGNCITVCNMENIDPVGVHTGDSIVVAPSQTLTDVEYQMLRKASIDIINSIGIEGGCNVQLALNPESFEYVVIEINPRVSRSSALASKATGYPIAKVATKIAVGYTLDEIENAVTKKTKACFEPTLDYCVVKIPKWPFDKFRRAKKTLGTKMMATGEVMAIGNNFESAFLKAIRSLEIGQYSLEHKASSQRSIEELKRRVQIPDDERIFDLAELLRRNYKIDMVCKITGMDRFFVNKIKNIVSEEEELKSVDLSDITKEWMRKLKIKGFSDKAIADFTKSSPKDVYNLRKLYKIEAVYKMVDTCAGEFDAVSPYYYSTYDEHDEVYVSDKKKVIVIGSGPIRIGQGIEFDYCSVHSILALKKQNIETIIVNNNPETVSTDFDTADKLYFEPLTEEDVLNIIQKEKPYGVILQFGGQTAIKLAKFLDEMDVNVLGTKPEQIDEAEDREKFDEIMEKLQINRPKGKAVWSVDEGIKEALNLGYPLLVRPSYVLGGQGMEITHNEKELKRYLENSFERDSKNPVLIDMYLTGREIEVDAICDGENILIPGIMEHLERAGVHSGDSISIYPSQNISDDIKQKIALKTREIAKELKIIGMINIQYIEFKGELYIIEVNPRSSRTVPYISKVAEVPMIELATRAMLGEKIKDMGFGTGIYKESKKISVKVPVFSTQKLPDVEVSLGPEMRSTGEVLGIGETFVEALYKGLIAAGVNIANENSTILATVKPSDKAEFVEIAKSFDKKGCKFIATSKTADELEKNSIKVQRAKKISEGVPNILDVIRSGMVDMLINTPTKANDSTRDGFRMRRAAIEASVPVFTSLDTVRGILDIMNSNIKIEDMSVYNMGIK
- a CDS encoding dihydroorotate dehydrogenase electron transfer subunit — protein: MCVTKKKVIAKIVKNEMLVENVYKMVVKSEDLVFNFKPGQFVNLYSKDKSMLLPRPISVCEVDEENKEITLVFMVVGKGTEEFSKLTENDDVYLMAFLGNGFDLDCEGENIIVGGGVGTPPLLELVKRLKGNNKIFLGFRKDIYLIEEFKKYGEVYIATEDGEYGEKGNVIDLMNKYVKKADRIYSCGPKGMLKAVKEYAANNNVDAYLSLEERMGCGFGACVGCAVKIKEDTNKGYKNKKVCVDGPVFKACEVMFDE
- the pyrE gene encoding orotate phosphoribosyltransferase translates to MKKYKQEFIEFMVECNVLTFGDFVTKSGRKTPFFVNTGNYQTGEQLSKLGDFYATAIKENFDEDIDVLFGPAYKGIPLCVTTSISLNSKYDMNVRYCSNRKEIKDHGDKGILLGTKLNDKDKILIIEDVTTAGTSIRETMPILKNDKDVDVVGLIISVNRMERGTGEKSALEDIKDTYNMKTCAIVDMNEVVEYLHNKEINGQVIIDDDMKARIEDYYKIYGVK